From the Flavimarina sp. Hel_I_48 genome, one window contains:
- the ccsA gene encoding cytochrome c biogenesis protein CcsA: MQKRIADFLFSTRLMAILFIVYSVAMATGTILDAGQETSPTPYTRHFIYNAWWFELIHILFIVNFVGNIWRFKLWKKEKWTTLLFHLSFILIIFGAAWTRYIGFEGVMPIREGETENTFLTEKTYLNIFIDGERDGVPQRRKIEKRLDLSPRLDNTFTWETDYNDEPITISFEKFIDGAEEGLVESENGLNQLKIVEAGDGERHEHLLEEGKVANIHNLLFAFNEPTDGAVNITFENGEYSLKSPFEGQTTVMATQENFAVVKDSLQELKLRALYQIGAMQFVFPEPVVKGNTGIVEAFPKQKNQQDALFVNIKTNSGQESVGLLGAKGTNNDMKKIEIGELSFHVSYGSKALELPFSITLNDFIAAKYPGTENVFSSFESQVTLKEENKEDLKYDIYMNHVLDYDGYRFFQSGFDPDEQGTILAVNHDVVGTWITYAGYFLLYLGLMLILFDKGSRFGDLKRRLDKVKAKKASLPLIALLLFCGSIFGQEKDSVVVENGNATVVETAQGLTQDIEQGDHVPSHMQNTDAQVDSILTANAVNEEFASKFGKLVVQEEKGRMMPVNTFASKLLRKMSRKDTYNGMNADQVFHSMIESPVFWYNVNFIYLKPANDSIRSIIGVPKDREYVKAIDFFNDKGEFVLAPYLQSAYQAETKNNFDKDFIDISERLGLLDRALSGKVLRIFPIPDDPNNKWVAHPELGTSNFKGIDSVYTRQILPLYFNAVREAKASGNYAKADQFLSSIRSFQEKYGSEVIPSEDKIDAEVYYNKHDIFTKLYWLYLLASTFLFVFVIARIFKENKFLKSMVGIGVVSVVILFLLHTGGLIWRWYLSGHAPWSNAYESVLYVGWATMFFGLAFGRKSTLTIASTAFVAGFILWGASMNWMNPEIENLQPVLDSYWLMIHVAVIVASYGPFTLGAILGLVSLLLILLTNKENLKKMDLNIKEITIITEMSLTVGLVMLTIGNFLGGQWANESWGRYWGWDPKETWALISIMVYAFVIHMRLVPGLRSRWLFNLMAVLAYGSILMTYFGVNFWLSGLHSYASGDNVLNLNRALIIFGSVIVFALLAYPKYKKFYKK; this comes from the coding sequence ATGCAGAAACGTATAGCAGATTTCCTGTTTTCTACCCGATTAATGGCTATTTTATTTATTGTTTATTCCGTTGCAATGGCGACCGGTACGATATTAGACGCTGGCCAGGAAACTTCCCCCACGCCCTACACACGTCATTTTATTTACAATGCATGGTGGTTTGAACTCATACATATTCTGTTTATTGTCAATTTTGTGGGTAATATCTGGCGTTTTAAACTGTGGAAAAAAGAAAAATGGACCACACTTCTTTTTCACCTTTCGTTTATCCTCATCATATTTGGAGCTGCGTGGACGCGTTATATAGGTTTTGAAGGAGTAATGCCTATACGCGAAGGGGAAACAGAAAACACCTTTCTTACTGAAAAAACCTATCTCAATATATTTATAGATGGTGAGCGGGATGGCGTGCCGCAACGTCGCAAAATAGAAAAACGCCTGGATCTTTCCCCACGTCTGGATAATACTTTTACCTGGGAAACAGATTATAATGATGAGCCCATTACCATATCTTTTGAAAAGTTCATCGATGGTGCAGAAGAGGGGCTGGTAGAAAGTGAAAACGGTCTAAACCAATTGAAGATCGTAGAGGCTGGGGATGGTGAGCGCCACGAGCATTTGCTTGAAGAAGGAAAAGTGGCTAATATTCACAATCTTTTGTTCGCTTTCAATGAACCAACTGATGGTGCCGTGAACATTACTTTTGAGAATGGTGAATATAGTTTGAAATCTCCTTTTGAAGGGCAGACCACAGTAATGGCCACCCAGGAAAATTTTGCGGTGGTGAAAGATTCCTTGCAAGAATTGAAACTTCGTGCACTTTATCAGATAGGGGCCATGCAATTTGTATTTCCAGAGCCTGTTGTAAAAGGGAACACAGGAATAGTAGAAGCTTTTCCAAAACAAAAAAACCAACAGGATGCCCTGTTTGTGAATATCAAAACGAATAGTGGGCAAGAGAGCGTTGGACTGCTTGGGGCAAAGGGAACTAATAACGATATGAAGAAAATTGAAATTGGCGAACTTAGTTTTCATGTTTCCTATGGAAGCAAAGCTTTAGAACTTCCATTTTCGATTACCCTAAACGATTTTATAGCTGCAAAATACCCTGGTACCGAGAATGTTTTTTCTTCTTTTGAAAGTCAGGTTACCCTTAAAGAAGAAAACAAAGAAGATCTTAAGTATGATATTTATATGAACCACGTACTCGATTATGACGGTTATCGTTTTTTTCAATCTGGTTTTGATCCAGACGAGCAGGGCACCATACTGGCAGTAAACCATGATGTGGTGGGCACATGGATTACGTATGCGGGTTATTTTTTACTCTATCTGGGACTCATGCTTATCCTTTTTGATAAGGGTAGCCGCTTTGGCGATCTAAAAAGAAGGCTTGATAAAGTAAAAGCGAAAAAAGCATCCCTTCCGCTTATTGCGTTATTGCTTTTCTGCGGAAGTATTTTTGGTCAGGAAAAGGATTCTGTGGTTGTTGAAAATGGAAATGCGACCGTAGTAGAGACAGCGCAGGGACTTACGCAGGATATAGAACAGGGCGACCATGTGCCCAGCCATATGCAAAATACAGATGCGCAGGTAGATTCCATTTTGACCGCTAATGCAGTAAACGAAGAGTTTGCGTCAAAGTTTGGTAAACTCGTCGTGCAGGAAGAAAAAGGGCGAATGATGCCGGTAAATACCTTCGCCAGTAAACTTCTGCGGAAAATGAGCCGTAAGGATACTTATAACGGAATGAACGCAGATCAGGTTTTTCATTCTATGATAGAATCTCCCGTATTCTGGTACAATGTGAACTTTATTTACCTCAAACCGGCAAACGATAGTATTCGTAGTATTATAGGAGTTCCCAAAGATCGTGAATATGTCAAAGCAATAGATTTCTTCAACGATAAGGGCGAGTTTGTACTCGCTCCCTATCTACAAAGTGCCTATCAGGCAGAAACCAAAAATAATTTTGATAAGGATTTTATAGATATTTCAGAGCGGTTGGGATTACTGGACCGCGCGCTGAGCGGGAAGGTTTTGCGGATTTTTCCCATTCCTGATGATCCCAATAATAAGTGGGTCGCCCATCCTGAATTGGGAACGTCCAACTTTAAAGGAATAGATTCTGTATACACGCGTCAGATTCTTCCTTTGTACTTTAATGCTGTGCGGGAAGCAAAAGCTTCGGGTAATTATGCCAAGGCAGATCAATTTTTGAGCAGTATACGCAGTTTTCAGGAAAAATATGGCAGCGAGGTAATCCCTTCTGAAGATAAGATCGATGCAGAGGTCTACTATAACAAGCATGATATTTTTACCAAGCTGTACTGGCTGTACCTGTTAGCTTCTACCTTTCTATTTGTTTTTGTAATCGCACGCATCTTTAAAGAAAACAAGTTCCTGAAAAGCATGGTAGGCATAGGAGTGGTTTCCGTGGTTATTTTATTCTTGTTGCACACCGGTGGTTTGATCTGGCGCTGGTATCTTTCCGGTCATGCGCCGTGGAGTAATGCCTATGAATCGGTACTTTATGTAGGTTGGGCGACAATGTTTTTTGGCCTGGCTTTTGGCCGAAAAAGTACGTTAACTATCGCAAGTACTGCTTTTGTGGCTGGCTTTATACTTTGGGGAGCTAGCATGAACTGGATGAATCCCGAAATTGAAAATCTACAGCCCGTACTTGACAGTTACTGGCTTATGATTCACGTGGCAGTTATTGTGGCAAGTTATGGCCCTTTCACATTAGGGGCTATTTTAGGTCTTGTGAGCTTACTCCTAATATTGCTTACCAATAAGGAGAACTTGAAAAAAATGGATCTGAACATAAAAGAAATTACCATCATTACTGAAATGTCCCTTACTGTAGGGCTCGTGATGCTAACAATAGGTAACTTTTTAGGTGGTCAATGGGCCAATGAAAGTTGGGGACGTTACTGGGGTTGGGATCCTAAAGAAACCTGGGCGCTCATTAGTATAATGGTTTACGCGTTTGTAATACATATGCGTTTGGTTCCGGGATTGCGAAGCCGCTGGCTTTTTAACCTTATGGCCGTCTTGGCTTACGGCAGTATTCTGATGACTTATTTTGGGGTTAATTTTTGGCTTTCGGGACTTCACAGTTATGCAAGTGGGGACAATGTTTTAAATTTAAATCGAGCTCTGATTATATTTGGCTCGGTGATCGTATTTGCTCTACTTGCATATCCTAAATACAAGAAATTCTACAAAAAATAG
- a CDS encoding Rossmann-like and DUF2520 domain-containing protein: MQKITIIGSGNIAWHLKEAIAKSTNYKLSQLVGRANKPSPYFEEIPVYTNNIEQLATTDIIIVAVSDAAIADVAKKLRDTSALVVHTSGSVPISIFEELSHHGVLYPLQTFTKGRFIDLQEVPFCIEANTTKNLKEVKKLASAFSEKIEQMDSKMRGKLHFSAVLANNFGNHLLALTESYCIDNNLSFELLKPLVMETTRKAFDMGAMEAQTGPARRDDKETIKKQLAVIDNDQLRQLYKTITNSILTTYGKEKL, encoded by the coding sequence GTGCAGAAAATAACGATCATAGGCAGCGGTAATATTGCATGGCATCTCAAAGAGGCCATTGCAAAAAGTACAAACTATAAACTAAGCCAACTCGTGGGACGCGCAAATAAGCCTTCCCCTTATTTTGAAGAAATCCCGGTTTATACAAACAATATAGAACAGCTCGCAACTACAGATATCATAATCGTCGCGGTTAGCGATGCAGCCATTGCCGATGTTGCAAAGAAACTCAGAGATACTTCTGCCCTTGTGGTACACACTTCAGGCAGTGTGCCTATATCTATTTTTGAAGAATTAAGTCATCATGGCGTGCTCTATCCTTTGCAAACTTTTACAAAAGGGCGTTTTATCGATTTGCAAGAAGTCCCTTTTTGTATAGAAGCAAACACGACGAAAAACCTAAAAGAAGTAAAGAAATTAGCTTCCGCTTTTAGTGAAAAAATTGAGCAAATGGACTCAAAAATGCGTGGAAAATTGCATTTTTCGGCTGTTTTAGCCAATAATTTCGGCAATCATTTGCTAGCGCTTACCGAATCCTATTGTATAGACAACAACCTTTCTTTTGAACTCCTAAAACCATTAGTAATGGAAACTACCCGTAAAGCCTTTGATATGGGAGCAATGGAAGCACAGACCGGACCAGCGCGTCGTGATGATAAAGAAACCATAAAAAAACAGCTTGCTGTTATTGACAATGATCAACTACGACAATTATACAAAACAATAACCAACAGTATTTTAACGACTTATGGAAAAGAAAAATTATAA
- a CDS encoding KdsC family phosphatase produces the protein MEKKNYKEVLNQITTFIFDVDGVLTNAGIQINTNGEMLRTMNTKDGYALKTAIEQGYNVCIISGGKNEGVRARLKGLGITDIYLGAHEKIEQLDEYFDIYNIKPENVLYMGDDIPDYPVMKIVGLPCCPQDAVKEIKEVATYISHKNGGKGCVRDVIEQVLKVQGKWMKSFSARLSD, from the coding sequence ATGGAAAAGAAAAATTATAAAGAAGTCCTAAATCAGATCACCACTTTTATTTTTGACGTTGATGGCGTTCTCACAAATGCCGGTATACAGATCAATACAAATGGTGAGATGCTTCGCACTATGAATACTAAAGACGGTTACGCGCTTAAAACTGCCATAGAGCAGGGATATAATGTGTGCATAATTTCTGGAGGGAAAAACGAGGGAGTGCGTGCACGCTTAAAAGGACTGGGCATTACTGATATTTACCTTGGGGCTCATGAAAAGATAGAACAACTGGATGAATACTTTGATATTTATAATATAAAACCAGAAAATGTACTTTATATGGGTGATGACATACCTGATTATCCGGTAATGAAGATAGTGGGCCTGCCCTGCTGTCCTCAAGATGCGGTAAAAGAAATCAAGGAAGTAGCAACATATATATCCCATAAAAATGGAGGAAAAGGATGTGTACGTGATGTGATTGAGCAAGTACTGAAAGTACAGGGAAAATGGATGAAAAGTTTTAGTGCCCGGCTTTCAGATTAG
- a CDS encoding ATP-grasp fold amidoligase family protein — translation MNNYLYKILRKTKILPQKLFVKLHYKHFTGKELNLKDPRDFNEKIQWLKVYFKPAILNKLVDKYDVREYVTEKAGKQYLNEVYGVYETVEAIDFAALPKRFVLKATHGYNMNIVVRDKSKLNKEWAKETVAIWLKVNHYNAGMEWAYKDIKPRIIAENFLEEKDKSTINDYKFFCFDGNPMFLTVDFDRGNNHCKFYYDTEWNKLPFAKKGYSEGENGMDKPPRFEEMVEIAKKLSADFPFVRVDLYNINGEIVFGEMTFYPADGKTEFDPESYNRTLGDYIKLPRIPAGKKMITSLSQHVQPLRKASI, via the coding sequence ATGAATAACTACCTCTACAAGATTTTACGAAAAACTAAAATACTTCCGCAGAAATTATTTGTGAAATTGCATTATAAGCATTTTACTGGAAAAGAGCTCAATCTTAAAGATCCCAGGGATTTTAATGAAAAGATACAATGGCTAAAAGTATATTTTAAACCAGCGATCTTAAACAAGCTTGTTGATAAATATGATGTAAGGGAATACGTCACCGAAAAAGCGGGAAAACAGTATTTGAATGAGGTCTATGGGGTTTATGAAACTGTAGAGGCTATTGATTTCGCTGCCTTACCAAAGCGGTTCGTTTTAAAGGCAACACATGGCTATAACATGAATATAGTCGTGAGGGATAAGTCAAAGTTAAATAAAGAATGGGCGAAAGAAACAGTTGCTATTTGGCTTAAAGTGAATCACTATAATGCTGGTATGGAGTGGGCCTATAAGGATATAAAACCACGTATTATAGCTGAGAATTTTCTTGAAGAAAAGGATAAGAGTACTATCAACGATTATAAATTCTTCTGTTTTGATGGCAATCCCATGTTCCTTACCGTTGATTTTGACCGTGGAAATAATCATTGTAAATTTTATTACGATACGGAGTGGAACAAGCTCCCATTTGCTAAAAAAGGATACAGCGAAGGTGAAAACGGAATGGATAAGCCCCCTAGGTTTGAAGAGATGGTTGAAATAGCAAAAAAACTATCTGCAGATTTTCCTTTTGTTCGCGTTGATCTTTACAATATTAATGGTGAGATCGTATTTGGTGAGATGACCTTTTATCCTGCAGATGGCAAAACGGAATTCGATCCTGAAAGTTATAACAGAACACTGGGCGATTATATCAAATTACCAAGAATACCAGCGGGCAAAAAAATGATTACCAGCCTATCCCAACATGTTCAGCCTTTAAGAAAGGCTTCAATATAG
- a CDS encoding porin family protein, whose amino-acid sequence MKKGFLLIAMIVFGATAAQAQQEWGFGAKAGINFANISGNDFGDADGRTSFYAGLVGELPIVDNLFSIQPEVMYSGQGFTIAQRDQDNFLDTDDNTEYQLDYINVPVLAKIYLVEGLSVQAGPSFNFKVNEEIDYAPLDDDGDINVDEAKGFEVGGVVGLEYKLSSGIFIQGRYNYGFTDILDQGDVHNSVFQAGLGFMF is encoded by the coding sequence ATGAAAAAAGGTTTTTTATTGATCGCAATGATCGTATTTGGCGCAACTGCGGCACAGGCTCAACAAGAATGGGGGTTTGGTGCAAAAGCAGGTATAAACTTCGCGAATATAAGTGGAAATGATTTTGGTGATGCAGATGGTAGGACTAGTTTTTACGCTGGTCTTGTTGGTGAACTTCCCATTGTAGATAACTTGTTCTCTATTCAACCTGAAGTAATGTATTCTGGTCAGGGCTTTACAATTGCACAGCGGGATCAGGATAATTTTTTAGATACTGATGACAATACGGAATATCAACTGGACTACATCAACGTTCCTGTTTTAGCAAAAATCTATCTTGTAGAAGGTTTGAGTGTACAGGCAGGACCTTCTTTTAACTTTAAAGTAAATGAAGAGATTGATTATGCACCCTTAGACGATGATGGTGATATCAACGTGGATGAAGCAAAAGGATTTGAAGTAGGCGGTGTTGTAGGTTTAGAATATAAGCTGTCTAGTGGTATTTTTATTCAGGGCCGTTACAACTATGGTTTTACAGACATTCTAGATCAGGGTGATGTTCACAATTCTGTATTTCAGGCAGGTTTAGGGTTTATGTTCTAA